A region of Haemorhous mexicanus isolate bHaeMex1 chromosome 24, bHaeMex1.pri, whole genome shotgun sequence DNA encodes the following proteins:
- the DPAGT1 gene encoding UDP-N-acetylglucosamine--dolichyl-phosphate N-acetylglucosaminephosphotransferase isoform X2 produces the protein MAAWPAVPLLINLGGSLLGFAATLTLIPAFTDHFLAARLFGEDLNKTSRRPVPEAQGVISGAVFLIILFCFIPVPFLRCFVEEHCAAFPHDEFVELIGSLLAICCMIFLGFADDVLNLRWRHKLLLPTMASLPLLMVYFTNFGNTTIVVPKPFRVLLGMHLDLGILYYVYMGMLAVFCTNAINILAGINGIEAGQSLVIAASIIIFNIVELNGDYRDDHIFSLYFMIPFFFTTLGLFYYNWYPSRVFVGDTFCYFAGMTFAVVGILGHFSKTMLLFFIPQVLNFLYSLPQLFHVVPCPRHRLPRLNPSTGKLEMSYSKFKTKSLSALGTSILKVLGSTIAFSIRYQLVRLFYDV, from the exons ATGGCGGCCTGGCCCGCTGTGCCCCTCCTCATCAACCTCGGCGGGTCGCTGCTGGGCTTCGCGGCCACGCTCACGCTGATTCCGGCCTTCACGGACCACTTCCTCGCCGCGCGGCTTTTCGGGGAGGACCTCAACAAGACTTCAAGGCGGCCCGT CCCCGAAGCACAGGGCGTGATCAGCGGTGCCGTGTTCCTGATCATCCTCTTCTGCTTCATCCCCGTGCCCTTCCTGAGATGTTTTGTGGAGGAGCATTGCGCGGCCTTTCCTCACGACGAG TTCGTGGAGCTCATCGGTTCGCTCCTTGCCATTTGCTGCATGATTTTCCTGGGCTTTGCAGATGATGTTCTGAACCTGCGCTGGCGCCACAAGTTACTTCTTCCTACCATGGCTTCTCTCCCACTGCTCATGGTTTACTTCACCAACTTTGGGAACACGACCATTGTGGTGCCTAAGCCTTTCCGGGTGCTGCTGGGCATGCACTTGGACCTGG gtaTCCTCTACTACGTGTATATGGGTATGCTAGCAGTGTTCTGCACTAATGCCATCAACATTCTTGCTGGAATTAATGGAATTGAAGCAGGACAGTCGCTGGTGATAGCTGCTTCCATTATCATATTCAATATTGTAGAGCTAAACG GGGATTATCGAGATGATCACATTTTTTCTCTCTACTTCAtgattccctttttttttaccacGCTGGGCCTATTTTACTACAACTG GTACCCATCTCGAGTGTTTGTTGGGGATACCTTCTGCTACTTTGCTGGCATGACCTTTGCTGTGGTGGGGATCTTGGGACACTTCAGCAAAacaatgctgctttttttcatcCCGCAAGTCCTCAACTTCCTCTATTCCTTGCCTCAACTCTTCCACGTCGTTCCTTGTCCCCGTCACCGGCTACCGAG GCTTAATCCTAGTACAGGGAAGTTGGAGATGAGCTACTCCAAATTCAAAACTAAGAGCctctctgccctgggaacaAGCATTCTGAAG GTCCTTGGCAGCACGATTGCATTTTCGATCCGGTACCAACTAGTGCGCTTGTTTTATGATGTCTGA
- the C2CD2L gene encoding phospholipid transfer protein C2CD2L isoform X3, with product MVLCCHLSAEAVKFPVSVTQQSPVAVSVDTYHVTLAVLQAQVEIHLEEIQNEGLLVSWTFKDRPDLDLFVLPRLGLPEKDEGRADLSTIQDLIEDTIVSTKPAMMVNLMACTAGASTVPSNKLTRESPSRVAAAPLGSKLLLRNLRVLNLGFQGKGGVGEICCVAELDSPPQQKWTRPMTGGGAGAAGEMEWNDEFFLELGPRSRELKLQVLGSSDGGGNVLLAYATLFIDSLDRQPSGRQVCSLAPGAGQSLAAEATITLELLFQEAPASLNAPHATSLRTSITPTKKVEMDRTIMPDGTIVTTVTTIQSRPKADCKLDSPSRSPSKVEVTEKKTTVLLETGCPHGHLPSSSWDSHLPNGLDPVAETAIRQLTEMNNKTTKKTPTKRSTLIISGVSKVPIAQDEMALSLGYAASLEATAYGDSEADSTADQMRNFTELSRPLEALPLGQRDSQELDETTRSDVSERPSVEDVESETGSTGALETRSLKDHKVSFLRSGTKLIFRRRSKQKEAGLSQSHDDLSNVTANSTTRKKTSSFSHRLIKRFSFKSKSKPKGTDNTSAGEN from the exons ATG gTGCTGTGCTGCCATCTGTCAGCTGAAGCTGTGAAATTCCCTGTCTCTGTTACTCAGCAGTCCCCAGTTGCTGTTTCTGTGGACACATATCATGTCActttggctgtgctgcaggctcag GTGGAGATCCACTTGGAGGAGATACAGAATGAGGGTCTCCTGGTGTCATGGACGTTCAAAGACAGACCAGACTTGGATCTTTTTGTTCTTCCACGACTTGGGCTTCCTGAG AAGGATGAAGGGAGAGCAGATCTGTCCACTATACAGGATCTGATCGAGGATACCATTGTCAGCACGAAGCCAGCCATGATGGTGAATTTGATGGCCTGTACCGCTGGAGCCAGTACG GTACCCAGCAATAAGTTGACTCGAGAGTCCCCGTCCAGAGTagcagcagcccctctgggTTCTAAGCTGTTGCTCCGGAATCTTCGAGTGCTGAACTTGGGTTTCCAGGGGAAGGGAG GAGTTGGGGAGATATGCTGCGTGGCAGAGCTAGACAGCCCCCCGCAGCAGAAGTGGACGAGGCCAATGACAGGTGGCGGTGCCGGTGCTGCAGGAGAGATGGAGTGGAATGACGAGTTCTTTCT GGAGCTGGGACCTAGAAGCAGAGAACTGAAACTACAGGTACTGGGAAGCAGCGACGGAGGGGGAA ATGTGCTGCTGGCATATGCCACACTTTTCATAGATTCTTTGGACAGGCAGCCATCTGGGAGACAGGTCTGCTCACTGGCCCCTGGAGCTGGACAGTCACTGGCAGCTGAAGCTACCATTACATTGGAG CTGCTGTTCCAGGAGGCTCCTGCATCTCTGAATGCTCCGCATGCCACATCTCTGAGAACCAGCATCACCCCCACTAAGAAGGTGGAGATGGACCGGACCATCATGCCCGACGGCACCATCGTGACTACTGTCACCACAATTCAGTCCCGGCCCAAGGCAGACTGCAAACTGG ATTCACCATCGAGGTCCCCTTCCAAAGTGGAAGTGACTGAAAAGAAGACAACAGTGCTCTTGGAGACTGGCTGTCCTCACGGCCACTTGCCCAGCAGTAGCT GGGATAGCCATTTGCCCAATGGCTTGGATCCGGTGGCTGAGACGGCAATCAGGCAGCTAACTGAGATGAATAACAAGACCACCAAGAAGACACCAACGAAACGTAGTACACTGATCATCTCAGGAGTGTCCAAG GTACCTATTGCTCAAGACGAAATGGCACTTTCTCTGGGTTATGCTGCATCCCTGGAGGCCACAGCGTATGGGGACTCTGAGGCAGACAGCACGGCTGACCAGATGCGCAATTTTACTGAATTGTCGCGGCCACTGGAAGCGTTGCCATTGGGTCAAAGGGACAGTCAGGAGCTGGACGAGACAACGCGATCAGATGTCTCTGAAAGACCATCCGTGGAAGATGTTGAGTCTGAAACTGGCTCCACGGGAGCCCTTGAGACAAGGAGCTTGAAAGATCACAAAG TTAGCTTTCTTCGGAGCGGTACCAAGCTCATCTTCCGGAGAAGGAGCAAGCAGAAGGAAGCAGGCCTGAGCCAGTCACACGATGACTTGTCCAATGTCACTGCCAACTCCACCACCAGAAAGAAAACTAGTAGCTTCTCTCACCGCCTCATCAAACGCTTCTCCTTCAAGTCTAAATCCAAACCCAAAGGTACTGACAACACATCAGCTGGTGAAAACTGA
- the DPAGT1 gene encoding UDP-N-acetylglucosamine--dolichyl-phosphate N-acetylglucosaminephosphotransferase isoform X1 → MAAWPAVPLLINLGGSLLGFAATLTLIPAFTDHFLAARLFGEDLNKTSRRPVPEAQGVISGAVFLIILFCFIPVPFLRCFVEEHCAAFPHDEFVELIGSLLAICCMIFLGFADDVLNLRWRHKLLLPTMASLPLLMVYFTNFGNTTIVVPKPFRVLLGMHLDLGILYYVYMGMLAVFCTNAINILAGINGIEAGQSLVIAASIIIFNIVELNGDYRDDHIFSLYFMIPFFFTTLGLFYYNWYPSRVFVGDTFCYFAGMTFAVVGILGHFSKTMLLFFIPQVLNFLYSLPQLFHVVPCPRHRLPRLNPSTGKLEMSYSKFKTKSLSALGTSILKVVKILHIVDVRSGTDEDGEYTECNNMTLINFVIKLIGPTHERNLTLLLLLIQVLGSTIAFSIRYQLVRLFYDV, encoded by the exons ATGGCGGCCTGGCCCGCTGTGCCCCTCCTCATCAACCTCGGCGGGTCGCTGCTGGGCTTCGCGGCCACGCTCACGCTGATTCCGGCCTTCACGGACCACTTCCTCGCCGCGCGGCTTTTCGGGGAGGACCTCAACAAGACTTCAAGGCGGCCCGT CCCCGAAGCACAGGGCGTGATCAGCGGTGCCGTGTTCCTGATCATCCTCTTCTGCTTCATCCCCGTGCCCTTCCTGAGATGTTTTGTGGAGGAGCATTGCGCGGCCTTTCCTCACGACGAG TTCGTGGAGCTCATCGGTTCGCTCCTTGCCATTTGCTGCATGATTTTCCTGGGCTTTGCAGATGATGTTCTGAACCTGCGCTGGCGCCACAAGTTACTTCTTCCTACCATGGCTTCTCTCCCACTGCTCATGGTTTACTTCACCAACTTTGGGAACACGACCATTGTGGTGCCTAAGCCTTTCCGGGTGCTGCTGGGCATGCACTTGGACCTGG gtaTCCTCTACTACGTGTATATGGGTATGCTAGCAGTGTTCTGCACTAATGCCATCAACATTCTTGCTGGAATTAATGGAATTGAAGCAGGACAGTCGCTGGTGATAGCTGCTTCCATTATCATATTCAATATTGTAGAGCTAAACG GGGATTATCGAGATGATCACATTTTTTCTCTCTACTTCAtgattccctttttttttaccacGCTGGGCCTATTTTACTACAACTG GTACCCATCTCGAGTGTTTGTTGGGGATACCTTCTGCTACTTTGCTGGCATGACCTTTGCTGTGGTGGGGATCTTGGGACACTTCAGCAAAacaatgctgctttttttcatcCCGCAAGTCCTCAACTTCCTCTATTCCTTGCCTCAACTCTTCCACGTCGTTCCTTGTCCCCGTCACCGGCTACCGAG GCTTAATCCTAGTACAGGGAAGTTGGAGATGAGCTACTCCAAATTCAAAACTAAGAGCctctctgccctgggaacaAGCATTCTGAAG GTAGTCAAGATCTTGCACATAGTAGATGTGAGGAGTGGAACAGATGAAGATGGCGAATACACTGAATGCAATAATATGACACTTATTAATTTTGTCATAAAGCTGATCGGACCCACCCACGAGCGAAATCTCACTCTCCTGTTGCTACTCATTCAG GTCCTTGGCAGCACGATTGCATTTTCGATCCGGTACCAACTAGTGCGCTTGTTTTATGATGTCTGA
- the C2CD2L gene encoding phospholipid transfer protein C2CD2L isoform X2 yields the protein MGPDLGWAALVLLFAASLLTVAAWLLQYWRSTALRALRHRGAAGEEAGARALLAALLALRSLREQWQRAWVRALNSQARRHGGSVQITFEECPQLPQAANISCVTCKGQSDHSMVLCCHLSAEAVKFPVSVTQQSPVAVSVDTYHVTLAVLQAQVEIHLEEIQNEGLLVSWTFKDRPDLDLFVLPRLGLPEDEGRADLSTIQDLIEDTIVSTKPAMMVNLMACTAGASTVPSNKLTRESPSRVAAAPLGSKLLLRNLRVLNLGFQGKGGVGEICCVAELDSPPQQKWTRPMTGGGAGAAGEMEWNDEFFLELGPRSRELKLQVLGSSDGGGNVLLAYATLFIDSLDRQPSGRQVCSLAPGAGQSLAAEATITLELLFQEAPASLNAPHATSLRTSITPTKKVEMDRTIMPDGTIVTTVTTIQSRPKADCKLDSPSRSPSKVEVTEKKTTVLLETGCPHGHLPSSSWDSHLPNGLDPVAETAIRQLTEMNNKTTKKTPTKRSTLIISGVSKVPIAQDEMALSLGYAASLEATAYGDSEADSTADQMRNFTELSRPLEALPLGQRDSQELDETTRSDVSERPSVEDVESETGSTGALETRSLKDHKVSFLRSGTKLIFRRRSKQKEAGLSQSHDDLSNVTANSTTRKKTSSFSHRLIKRFSFKSKSKPKGTDNTSAGEN from the exons ATGGGGCCAGACCTGGGCTGGGCCGCGCTGGTGCTGCTCTTCGCCGCTTCGCTGCTCACCGTGGCGGCCTGGCTGCTCCAGTACTGGCGGTCCACGGCCCTGCGAGCACTACGGCATCGCGGAGCGGCGGGGGAGGAGGCAGGGGCCCGGGCGCTGCTCGCGGCCCTTCTCGCCCTGAGGTCCCTACGGGAGCAGTGGCAGCGAGCTTGGGTGCGAGCTCTCAACAGCCAAGCTCGCCGGCACGGG GGTTCAGTGCAGATCACATTTGAAGAGTGTCCTCAGTTACCGCAAGCTGCCAATATCAGTTGTGTGACATGCAAGGGGCAGTCGGACCACAGCATG gTGCTGTGCTGCCATCTGTCAGCTGAAGCTGTGAAATTCCCTGTCTCTGTTACTCAGCAGTCCCCAGTTGCTGTTTCTGTGGACACATATCATGTCActttggctgtgctgcaggctcag GTGGAGATCCACTTGGAGGAGATACAGAATGAGGGTCTCCTGGTGTCATGGACGTTCAAAGACAGACCAGACTTGGATCTTTTTGTTCTTCCACGACTTGGGCTTCCTGAG GATGAAGGGAGAGCAGATCTGTCCACTATACAGGATCTGATCGAGGATACCATTGTCAGCACGAAGCCAGCCATGATGGTGAATTTGATGGCCTGTACCGCTGGAGCCAGTACG GTACCCAGCAATAAGTTGACTCGAGAGTCCCCGTCCAGAGTagcagcagcccctctgggTTCTAAGCTGTTGCTCCGGAATCTTCGAGTGCTGAACTTGGGTTTCCAGGGGAAGGGAG GAGTTGGGGAGATATGCTGCGTGGCAGAGCTAGACAGCCCCCCGCAGCAGAAGTGGACGAGGCCAATGACAGGTGGCGGTGCCGGTGCTGCAGGAGAGATGGAGTGGAATGACGAGTTCTTTCT GGAGCTGGGACCTAGAAGCAGAGAACTGAAACTACAGGTACTGGGAAGCAGCGACGGAGGGGGAA ATGTGCTGCTGGCATATGCCACACTTTTCATAGATTCTTTGGACAGGCAGCCATCTGGGAGACAGGTCTGCTCACTGGCCCCTGGAGCTGGACAGTCACTGGCAGCTGAAGCTACCATTACATTGGAG CTGCTGTTCCAGGAGGCTCCTGCATCTCTGAATGCTCCGCATGCCACATCTCTGAGAACCAGCATCACCCCCACTAAGAAGGTGGAGATGGACCGGACCATCATGCCCGACGGCACCATCGTGACTACTGTCACCACAATTCAGTCCCGGCCCAAGGCAGACTGCAAACTGG ATTCACCATCGAGGTCCCCTTCCAAAGTGGAAGTGACTGAAAAGAAGACAACAGTGCTCTTGGAGACTGGCTGTCCTCACGGCCACTTGCCCAGCAGTAGCT GGGATAGCCATTTGCCCAATGGCTTGGATCCGGTGGCTGAGACGGCAATCAGGCAGCTAACTGAGATGAATAACAAGACCACCAAGAAGACACCAACGAAACGTAGTACACTGATCATCTCAGGAGTGTCCAAG GTACCTATTGCTCAAGACGAAATGGCACTTTCTCTGGGTTATGCTGCATCCCTGGAGGCCACAGCGTATGGGGACTCTGAGGCAGACAGCACGGCTGACCAGATGCGCAATTTTACTGAATTGTCGCGGCCACTGGAAGCGTTGCCATTGGGTCAAAGGGACAGTCAGGAGCTGGACGAGACAACGCGATCAGATGTCTCTGAAAGACCATCCGTGGAAGATGTTGAGTCTGAAACTGGCTCCACGGGAGCCCTTGAGACAAGGAGCTTGAAAGATCACAAAG TTAGCTTTCTTCGGAGCGGTACCAAGCTCATCTTCCGGAGAAGGAGCAAGCAGAAGGAAGCAGGCCTGAGCCAGTCACACGATGACTTGTCCAATGTCACTGCCAACTCCACCACCAGAAAGAAAACTAGTAGCTTCTCTCACCGCCTCATCAAACGCTTCTCCTTCAAGTCTAAATCCAAACCCAAAGGTACTGACAACACATCAGCTGGTGAAAACTGA
- the DPAGT1 gene encoding UDP-N-acetylglucosamine--dolichyl-phosphate N-acetylglucosaminephosphotransferase isoform X3: MAAWPAVPLLINLGGSLLGFAATLTLIPAFTDHFLAARLFGEDLNKTSRRPVPEAQGVISGAVFLIILFCFIPVPFLRCFVEEHCAAFPHDEFVELIGSLLAICCMIFLGFADDVLNLRWRHKLLLPTMASLPLLMVYFTNFGNTTIVVPKPFRVLLGMHLDLGILYYVYMGMLAVFCTNAINILAGINGIEAGQSLVIAASIIIFNIVELNGDYRDDHIFSLYFMIPFFFTTLGLFYYNWLNPSTGKLEMSYSKFKTKSLSALGTSILKVVKILHIVDVRSGTDEDGEYTECNNMTLINFVIKLIGPTHERNLTLLLLLIQVLGSTIAFSIRYQLVRLFYDV; encoded by the exons ATGGCGGCCTGGCCCGCTGTGCCCCTCCTCATCAACCTCGGCGGGTCGCTGCTGGGCTTCGCGGCCACGCTCACGCTGATTCCGGCCTTCACGGACCACTTCCTCGCCGCGCGGCTTTTCGGGGAGGACCTCAACAAGACTTCAAGGCGGCCCGT CCCCGAAGCACAGGGCGTGATCAGCGGTGCCGTGTTCCTGATCATCCTCTTCTGCTTCATCCCCGTGCCCTTCCTGAGATGTTTTGTGGAGGAGCATTGCGCGGCCTTTCCTCACGACGAG TTCGTGGAGCTCATCGGTTCGCTCCTTGCCATTTGCTGCATGATTTTCCTGGGCTTTGCAGATGATGTTCTGAACCTGCGCTGGCGCCACAAGTTACTTCTTCCTACCATGGCTTCTCTCCCACTGCTCATGGTTTACTTCACCAACTTTGGGAACACGACCATTGTGGTGCCTAAGCCTTTCCGGGTGCTGCTGGGCATGCACTTGGACCTGG gtaTCCTCTACTACGTGTATATGGGTATGCTAGCAGTGTTCTGCACTAATGCCATCAACATTCTTGCTGGAATTAATGGAATTGAAGCAGGACAGTCGCTGGTGATAGCTGCTTCCATTATCATATTCAATATTGTAGAGCTAAACG GGGATTATCGAGATGATCACATTTTTTCTCTCTACTTCAtgattccctttttttttaccacGCTGGGCCTATTTTACTACAACTG GCTTAATCCTAGTACAGGGAAGTTGGAGATGAGCTACTCCAAATTCAAAACTAAGAGCctctctgccctgggaacaAGCATTCTGAAG GTAGTCAAGATCTTGCACATAGTAGATGTGAGGAGTGGAACAGATGAAGATGGCGAATACACTGAATGCAATAATATGACACTTATTAATTTTGTCATAAAGCTGATCGGACCCACCCACGAGCGAAATCTCACTCTCCTGTTGCTACTCATTCAG GTCCTTGGCAGCACGATTGCATTTTCGATCCGGTACCAACTAGTGCGCTTGTTTTATGATGTCTGA
- the C2CD2L gene encoding phospholipid transfer protein C2CD2L isoform X1, which produces MGPDLGWAALVLLFAASLLTVAAWLLQYWRSTALRALRHRGAAGEEAGARALLAALLALRSLREQWQRAWVRALNSQARRHGGSVQITFEECPQLPQAANISCVTCKGQSDHSMVLCCHLSAEAVKFPVSVTQQSPVAVSVDTYHVTLAVLQAQVEIHLEEIQNEGLLVSWTFKDRPDLDLFVLPRLGLPEKDEGRADLSTIQDLIEDTIVSTKPAMMVNLMACTAGASTVPSNKLTRESPSRVAAAPLGSKLLLRNLRVLNLGFQGKGGVGEICCVAELDSPPQQKWTRPMTGGGAGAAGEMEWNDEFFLELGPRSRELKLQVLGSSDGGGNVLLAYATLFIDSLDRQPSGRQVCSLAPGAGQSLAAEATITLELLFQEAPASLNAPHATSLRTSITPTKKVEMDRTIMPDGTIVTTVTTIQSRPKADCKLDSPSRSPSKVEVTEKKTTVLLETGCPHGHLPSSSWDSHLPNGLDPVAETAIRQLTEMNNKTTKKTPTKRSTLIISGVSKVPIAQDEMALSLGYAASLEATAYGDSEADSTADQMRNFTELSRPLEALPLGQRDSQELDETTRSDVSERPSVEDVESETGSTGALETRSLKDHKVSFLRSGTKLIFRRRSKQKEAGLSQSHDDLSNVTANSTTRKKTSSFSHRLIKRFSFKSKSKPKGTDNTSAGEN; this is translated from the exons ATGGGGCCAGACCTGGGCTGGGCCGCGCTGGTGCTGCTCTTCGCCGCTTCGCTGCTCACCGTGGCGGCCTGGCTGCTCCAGTACTGGCGGTCCACGGCCCTGCGAGCACTACGGCATCGCGGAGCGGCGGGGGAGGAGGCAGGGGCCCGGGCGCTGCTCGCGGCCCTTCTCGCCCTGAGGTCCCTACGGGAGCAGTGGCAGCGAGCTTGGGTGCGAGCTCTCAACAGCCAAGCTCGCCGGCACGGG GGTTCAGTGCAGATCACATTTGAAGAGTGTCCTCAGTTACCGCAAGCTGCCAATATCAGTTGTGTGACATGCAAGGGGCAGTCGGACCACAGCATG gTGCTGTGCTGCCATCTGTCAGCTGAAGCTGTGAAATTCCCTGTCTCTGTTACTCAGCAGTCCCCAGTTGCTGTTTCTGTGGACACATATCATGTCActttggctgtgctgcaggctcag GTGGAGATCCACTTGGAGGAGATACAGAATGAGGGTCTCCTGGTGTCATGGACGTTCAAAGACAGACCAGACTTGGATCTTTTTGTTCTTCCACGACTTGGGCTTCCTGAG AAGGATGAAGGGAGAGCAGATCTGTCCACTATACAGGATCTGATCGAGGATACCATTGTCAGCACGAAGCCAGCCATGATGGTGAATTTGATGGCCTGTACCGCTGGAGCCAGTACG GTACCCAGCAATAAGTTGACTCGAGAGTCCCCGTCCAGAGTagcagcagcccctctgggTTCTAAGCTGTTGCTCCGGAATCTTCGAGTGCTGAACTTGGGTTTCCAGGGGAAGGGAG GAGTTGGGGAGATATGCTGCGTGGCAGAGCTAGACAGCCCCCCGCAGCAGAAGTGGACGAGGCCAATGACAGGTGGCGGTGCCGGTGCTGCAGGAGAGATGGAGTGGAATGACGAGTTCTTTCT GGAGCTGGGACCTAGAAGCAGAGAACTGAAACTACAGGTACTGGGAAGCAGCGACGGAGGGGGAA ATGTGCTGCTGGCATATGCCACACTTTTCATAGATTCTTTGGACAGGCAGCCATCTGGGAGACAGGTCTGCTCACTGGCCCCTGGAGCTGGACAGTCACTGGCAGCTGAAGCTACCATTACATTGGAG CTGCTGTTCCAGGAGGCTCCTGCATCTCTGAATGCTCCGCATGCCACATCTCTGAGAACCAGCATCACCCCCACTAAGAAGGTGGAGATGGACCGGACCATCATGCCCGACGGCACCATCGTGACTACTGTCACCACAATTCAGTCCCGGCCCAAGGCAGACTGCAAACTGG ATTCACCATCGAGGTCCCCTTCCAAAGTGGAAGTGACTGAAAAGAAGACAACAGTGCTCTTGGAGACTGGCTGTCCTCACGGCCACTTGCCCAGCAGTAGCT GGGATAGCCATTTGCCCAATGGCTTGGATCCGGTGGCTGAGACGGCAATCAGGCAGCTAACTGAGATGAATAACAAGACCACCAAGAAGACACCAACGAAACGTAGTACACTGATCATCTCAGGAGTGTCCAAG GTACCTATTGCTCAAGACGAAATGGCACTTTCTCTGGGTTATGCTGCATCCCTGGAGGCCACAGCGTATGGGGACTCTGAGGCAGACAGCACGGCTGACCAGATGCGCAATTTTACTGAATTGTCGCGGCCACTGGAAGCGTTGCCATTGGGTCAAAGGGACAGTCAGGAGCTGGACGAGACAACGCGATCAGATGTCTCTGAAAGACCATCCGTGGAAGATGTTGAGTCTGAAACTGGCTCCACGGGAGCCCTTGAGACAAGGAGCTTGAAAGATCACAAAG TTAGCTTTCTTCGGAGCGGTACCAAGCTCATCTTCCGGAGAAGGAGCAAGCAGAAGGAAGCAGGCCTGAGCCAGTCACACGATGACTTGTCCAATGTCACTGCCAACTCCACCACCAGAAAGAAAACTAGTAGCTTCTCTCACCGCCTCATCAAACGCTTCTCCTTCAAGTCTAAATCCAAACCCAAAGGTACTGACAACACATCAGCTGGTGAAAACTGA